TACACGCTGTTCAAGTTTGCTCATTCTTAAACTTAAGCTTTCAATAAGGCTTTGCATACCTTGTAACTGCTCAGATACACTATCCATATTTGCTTGTATATTTTGGACGTTTCTTTTGTTATTTAAAAGTGCTTTTTCACTGTCCGTTAGTCCATAAGGATTAGCACTATTTAGATTACCAGCATCAAAAACGGAAGTCTCTTGAGCGATAAGCGGAAATGAAAGTGTGGCCCCAAAAAGAGCCACAAAAATAAACTTTTTATTCATTAATATGTTATGGTAGAACTTTAAACTCTGCACGTCTATTTTCAGCATCGCAAACTTTAGTTTTATCTGTACAAACTGGATTACTCTCACCGAAGCTAACTACTGCGATTCTATCAGCATTTACACCATTTCTTACTAGAGCATCTTTAACACTTTTAGCACGTTTTAGACCAAGTGCATAGTTATACTCGTCTGTTCCCCACTCATCACAGTTGCCTTCAACTTTAACTGATAACGCCTGGGCATCTACTTGGTTAAATACTGAAGCATTCGCACTTACAACACCTTGCTGATCGGCTCTTACATTAAATTTATCGAAGTCAAAATATACATTTTTAACTTGACTCTCGATATTAGCAATAAGTGCAGCTAATCTATCTGCATCACTCATTGTTGAAGGCATATTTGTTGATACGTTTGTATTAGCATTCATATCTACCTCAGGTTTTTTGTCGCTACAACCACTAAATAATAGAGCTGCAACAGCAACACTCGCCATAACTACTTTTCTCATACATTATCCTTTTAAAAAATTTACTTCGAATTATATCACAAAATTCTAAATTTTACCAATCAATTGACTGAATTTTGCCAACTTTTAATGGAAATTGAAAACTTCTATTCTCGTTTAATCTAATGATACCCAGCGAACTTTGTCCACCCATCTGCTTAATAAAGACAACGCTTTGTCCATCACTAGAAAATCTCGGATAGTTATTTTTACCACTTGCTGTTAACTGACGAACAAAATCTGTCTGTGTTGAGATTAAATATATATTAAAAGTTCCAGCTTCATTAGTGCTTTCACGACTTGAATAGACTATATAATTTTCAAATGTGCTAACAGAGTTATTATTTTTTCCATGAAACACCATCTGCTCGACTATTCCACCATTATTTATACTAGTTGCAAATATATTTGGATAACCAAGTCTATCTGAAACAAACACAATCTTTTTATCGCCATCAACAAAATTTGCGTTAACATCGATGCCAGGAAAATTCGTAATCTGTGTTAAATTTTTTGAGTTTATATCATAAATATAGACATCTGGTTGGTCTTTTGGTGCCATTGTCAAAAGTAGCTTTGTGCCATCTTTACTAACATCAGAAGCGACAAGCATACCGTGACTACTTATTATCCTTGTTTTTGTGCCATTATTTAGATCATATCTAAATAATGTTGGATTGCCATCGATGTAGGCTGTATAATAAAATTTACTCTGATCTGCACCACCCCATTTTGGAAATATATTAAGCCCACCGCTGACTATCGTCTTTTGATATGTTAAAGTATAGTCTGCTACTATTATAGAGCTTTGGCGTGCTGATGTATATTTTGATAAAATTATAAATTTTTCCATCCAGCCAACAGGCGGTAATCCTAGTTCATTTGTAAGATCAACAATACTTTTATGTGCTAAAAATGGATACTTATCACTTGGCATTGAATAAATTTTCTCATATTTTGTAGTTGCCGTTTTAGCATTTATGAGTTTTACTTTTAGATTTAAATTTGAGCCATCTGAGCTTTCAAGTGCGTATCTTAGTATGAGCTCTGCACCCTTATCGCTCATTGTATTTGTAGTAGGTGAGCCTTCATATGTCGAAAGCACGTGCTCTTCTATAATCTCAAAATCCGAACTAACCTTTAAATCTCCAAGCATAATCTTAAAAAATTTATCTTTAAGATTTACATCACCTATTGCTGTTGTCGCATCTTGCAAAGCTATCTTTGGTAGTGCGATGCCTTGGTTTATAACAGATATCGTAGCATCAGCGGCATAAAGCCCAAATGCCAAACATAAAAAAAGAATGATCTTTTTCATTTTCTACTCCATTGTTTTATTCTAATTTATCTTCTAAATTTACATTTAAAGATATGTTTTCATTAGCTGAAAATGGAAATTTTTCAGCCGTTAAACGCTCCAAACACTCTTTAACCTTATCATTAAATTCGATATCATACGAAAGCTCTAAAATTTCATAGCTAAAATTTCCACTCATATCTATGATGGCTTTTATCTTAGCTATATTATTTGAATTTGCTCTATAGCTCTGCCACTTTCTTTGAATTTGCTTTTGTATTGCACCCATTAGTGGATTATATGTTCCAGTCATCTGCGACTTTGGTGCTTTTGCGGTACTATCAAGCTTAAGGCTTTTTACTATATCGCTTGCTTGCTTACTACTTTTTGAGCTTGATTCTTCGCTTTTTTTTCGGCTTTGCTCTTTTGGTTGTGTCTTTGTTATACCGCTATCTTTTTTAAGCTTTGATGTATCAATAGCACTAAAAAGGTCCTTGATATTTGGTTGTTCTTCTTTTTTAGGCTCTGGTCTTGGCTGTTCTTTTGCTGGCTCTTTAGTCGGAGGCGGGACTTTGGCTAATTCTGACTGAATTGGGATACTAGGAGTCGGCAACGGTTCATCAGGCACTATTGGCTTATTTGTTGTCTCCTTTTTCTCCTCTTCCTGCTCTTTTGTAGGCTCAGGCTTATTTTCTTTGACTATCTCTTTTTTTTGCTCTAGTGCCTTCACGCTTTCTGCTACTTCGCTTTCAACAACTACAATATCCATAAAAGCATCTTTATCATCAGTATATTTTTTAGCCGGTTCTGTAAAAAATATCAGCTTTAAAAATACTACAGAAATTATTAATAAATATATAGACAAAGCTACAAAAAATGAGCTAATAGTTGGGAATTTAATATTATTTGGCATATTATCCGTTGGTCTCTAAGGCTACTTTGTTAAATCCTGAATTTTTAAGAGTTTTTAGCACAAACATTACGTCATCGTATTTTAAATTTTTATCCGCTTTGATATAAATAGGCATAGTTTTATCGTATTTGACGCTCATTAAAGCTATATTGTCAGGAAATTCAGCCAAACTCATCACGCTTTGCTCTATCCTGACTTTTCTATCGATATTTATATACACTATCAGATCTTTTTGTTTCGCCGTTGATACCTTACTTTTTGAGCCATCAGGCAAAGCAATCTCTTCTTGATATACCAATGTTGGTGTCGTTACCATCAAAATAGCAAGTAGCACAAGCATAATATCAACCAATGGCGTAATATTTAACTCTGGCTTCTCATCAACAAATTTAAACGCCATTAACTCTACTCATCATCTTTTTTAAGTGTCAATATCACATCTGCTTGACGCTCTATGACACTCATCACTTCATATGCCTTACGCTTAATGAGCAAGTTGAAAGTATATGCTGGAATGGCGACAAAAATTCCTGCTCCAGTCGCAACCAATGCTTCCGATATAGCAGGCGCTATAACACCCAAAGATGAATTTGCTCCGCTACCAAGCTGTGAAAATGTCTCAAGTATCGATATAACCGTTCCAAAAAGTCCTATAAATGGCGATGTAGACGCGATAATACTAAGCCAAGTAAGTCCACCAGTGGCATTTTGCTCAGCTACGCTTATGCAGACATTTAGTTTATCTCGCGTTGGCTTAGTAGATGCACATTTACTTAATGATGAGCTATTCGGGATATTTTTAGCACCCATTATCAAGGACTCAAGAGCATTTTGCTCTCGTGCTTTCCATGCATTCATGCCAGCCATACGCGAGAAAAGTATAGTAAAACTAACTATAAAATATATAGAAAGCCAAATCAAAACAACAATAGTTATAAAACTACTTCTTTGAATGTAATTTAAAAAAAGATCTATTCCAGCCACTTTATTTTGCTTTCACCATATTTTCCATCTTTGCGATAGTTGCAGCAAATGCATTTGTATCACTACTCATACTCTCTATCAAACGTTTTGCTTTATCTAAAGAATTTGCTAACTCACTTTCGCTATTTCCAGCTACATACACCGCACCATCGGCTAAAATAACCACCTTGCCTTCATCGATCTTAGCATATCCCCAATTTATAGCAACTATATCGTGATTTTTATCTTTATCTTCTATATCGATAATACCTGCTTTTAGCAAAGAAATTAAAGAGGCGTGATTTGGCAAAACACCAAATTCGCCTTCGCTACCCGGAAGCACTACACTACTCACGTCATTTGAAAAAATTTGACCTTGAGGAGTTACTATTTCTAAATGTAATTTATCCATCACGCTTCCTTTTAAATTTAAGCCTTAAGTTTTTCTGCCTTAGCAAGTGCTTCGTCAATATTTCCGACCATATAAAATGCTGCCTCTGGAAGATGGTCATATTTGCCTTCTAAAATTCCCTTAAATCCAGCTATACTTTCTTCTAGTGTTACATATTTGCCAGGACTACCTGTAAATACCTCTGCAACAAAAAATGGCTGAGACAAGAATCTCTCTATCTTTCTAGCCCTATCAACAGTTACTTTATCCTCTTCGCTAAGCTCATCCATACCAAGGATAGCGATAATATCTTGTAAATCTTTATACTTTTGAAGAACCGCTTGTACGCCACGTGCTACCTTATAATGATCCTCTCCTAAAATTTGTGGATCAAGCATACGCGATGTTGAATCAAGTGGATCAACCGCAGGATAAATTCCCTTCTCTGCAATAGCTCTGTTTAGAACCGTTGTCGCATCAAGATGAGCAAAAACAGTCGCAGGAGCTGGGTCTGTAAGGTCATCAGCTGGAACATAAACAGCCTGAACTGATGTGATAGATCCCTTTTTAGTTGATGTTATACGCTCTTGGAATTTACCCATCTCACTCGCAAGTGTCGGCTGGTAACCAACTGCTGAAGGGATACGCCCAAGAAGTGCTGACATCTCTGAGCCAGACTGAGAGAAACGAAATATATTATCAATAAACATCAAAACATCAAGCCCCATCTCATCACGGAAATACTCAGCCATTGTTAGACCAGTTAGTGCTATACGGTTTCTTGCACCCGGTGGCTCATTCATTTGTCCATAGCATAAGGCAACTTTATCCAATACATTTGACTCTTTCATCTCGTGATAAAGGTCGTTACCCTCACGAGTTCTCTCACCAACACCAGCAAATACAGAGTAGCCACTGTGTTTAAATGCAACATTGTGTATAAGTTCCATAATAATAACTGTCTTACCAACACCAGCACCACCAAATAATCCAACCTTTCCACCTTTTGCATAAGGCGCAAGAAGATCTACGACTTTTATGCCAGTTTCAAAAATTTCACTCTTTGTGCTTTGCTCTTCAAACGGTGGTGGATCTCGGTGAATAGACCATTTTTTATCAAATTCTATACCTTCGCCATCATCTATAAGATCGCCGACAACGTTAAAAATTCTACCTAAAACCTTATCGCCAACAGGTACAGTTATCGGAGTACCAAGTGCAGTGGCTATAAGACCACGAGTAAGACCCTCACTCATATCCATAGCGATAGTTCTAACGCGATTATCCCCCAAATGGGCAGCAACTTCTAAAATCAGCCTATGCTTTCTTCCTTCAACATCGAAAAAAACTTCGATCGCTTCGTTAATTTTCGGCAGGTAACTATCAAAATCCACATCGACAACTGGACCCATTACCTGAGAAATTATACCTTTCATCAATTCTCCTTTTATTTCATTGATTCAACACCACTGATAATCTCTATAAGCTCAGTGGTAATAGATGCCTGTCTTGCTTTATTATAAGCAAGATTTAGATCTTTAACGCGTTCTTTTGCATTATTTGTTGCATTATCCATAGCCTGCATTCTCGCACTATGCTCAGCAGCAAGCGAATCGATCATTGCATAATACATACTATACTCAACGTATTTTTTAAGCAACTCGTCTAAGATTACAGGGTAGTTATCTTCTGGCTCAAATTCCATTAAAGAATTTGTCTCAATGCTAATTATTTTTGTTGGCTCAATAGGAACTATATCATTCACTCTTATCTCTTGAGAGATCATATTTTTATAGCCATTATGCACAAGTATGACTTTGTCGGTTATACCATTGATAAAGTCATCGATTGCGTCTTTTATGATACTTTGTGCCTTTTCATAAGTTGGTGATGAACTAGCTCCTATATAAGTTTTAAGTAACTCAACTCCTTGAAAATTGAAAAACTCAACACCCTTTTTACCAACTGCACGTAAACGCACCTTTACTTTTTTAGCCTTTAGCTCACTTATCATATGTCTAACTGTTTTGATGGTCTGAACATTAAAGCCACCACAAAGCCCTTTATCAGCGGTAACAAAGATAATATCAACCTTTTGTATATCCTCTTTAACGTCAAAAAATTTACTCTCACTTACAACGGATGCGTATTGATTTATCTTATAAGCTATCTCTGATAAAACTTCGTTGATCTTAACTGCATATACACGAGAATAACGTGCTACCTCTTCTGCCTTTCTAAGTTTGGCAGTAGAAACAAGCTTCATTGCACGTGTCGTCTTCTGTGTGTTTTGAACGCTTTTGATCTTTCGTTTTATATCTTTTAAATTTGACATATTTTAGCCTTATGCAACCGAAAAAGTCGCTTTAAAGTCTTTTAATGCCTTATGCAAAAGCTCTTCTATCTCTTTATCTAAAACTTTTTTGTTTCTAATCTGCTCAAAAATTTCAGGATATCTAGCCTCTATATATGGATA
This window of the Campylobacter anatolicus genome carries:
- a CDS encoding OmpA family protein, which translates into the protein MRKVVMASVAVAALLFSGCSDKKPEVDMNANTNVSTNMPSTMSDADRLAALIANIESQVKNVYFDFDKFNVRADQQGVVSANASVFNQVDAQALSVKVEGNCDEWGTDEYNYALGLKRAKSVKDALVRNGVNADRIAVVSFGESNPVCTDKTKVCDAENRRAEFKVLP
- the tolB gene encoding Tol-Pal system protein TolB; translation: MKKIILFLCLAFGLYAADATISVINQGIALPKIALQDATTAIGDVNLKDKFFKIMLGDLKVSSDFEIIEEHVLSTYEGSPTTNTMSDKGAELILRYALESSDGSNLNLKVKLINAKTATTKYEKIYSMPSDKYPFLAHKSIVDLTNELGLPPVGWMEKFIILSKYTSARQSSIIVADYTLTYQKTIVSGGLNIFPKWGGADQSKFYYTAYIDGNPTLFRYDLNNGTKTRIISSHGMLVASDVSKDGTKLLLTMAPKDQPDVYIYDINSKNLTQITNFPGIDVNANFVDGDKKIVFVSDRLGYPNIFATSINNGGIVEQMVFHGKNNNSVSTFENYIVYSSRESTNEAGTFNIYLISTQTDFVRQLTASGKNNYPRFSSDGQSVVFIKQMGGQSSLGIIRLNENRSFQFPLKVGKIQSIDW
- a CDS encoding TonB C-terminal domain-containing protein, producing MPNNIKFPTISSFFVALSIYLLIISVVFLKLIFFTEPAKKYTDDKDAFMDIVVVESEVAESVKALEQKKEIVKENKPEPTKEQEEEKKETTNKPIVPDEPLPTPSIPIQSELAKVPPPTKEPAKEQPRPEPKKEEQPNIKDLFSAIDTSKLKKDSGITKTQPKEQSRKKSEESSSKSSKQASDIVKSLKLDSTAKAPKSQMTGTYNPLMGAIQKQIQRKWQSYRANSNNIAKIKAIIDMSGNFSYEILELSYDIEFNDKVKECLERLTAEKFPFSANENISLNVNLEDKLE
- a CDS encoding biopolymer transporter ExbD, which encodes MAFKFVDEKPELNITPLVDIMLVLLAILMVTTPTLVYQEEIALPDGSKSKVSTAKQKDLIVYINIDRKVRIEQSVMSLAEFPDNIALMSVKYDKTMPIYIKADKNLKYDDVMFVLKTLKNSGFNKVALETNG
- a CDS encoding MotA/TolQ/ExbB proton channel family protein, giving the protein MAGIDLFLNYIQRSSFITIVVLIWLSIYFIVSFTILFSRMAGMNAWKAREQNALESLIMGAKNIPNSSSLSKCASTKPTRDKLNVCISVAEQNATGGLTWLSIIASTSPFIGLFGTVISILETFSQLGSGANSSLGVIAPAISEALVATGAGIFVAIPAYTFNLLIKRKAYEVMSVIERQADVILTLKKDDE
- the atpC gene encoding ATP synthase F1 subunit epsilon — translated: MDKLHLEIVTPQGQIFSNDVSSVVLPGSEGEFGVLPNHASLISLLKAGIIDIEDKDKNHDIVAINWGYAKIDEGKVVILADGAVYVAGNSESELANSLDKAKRLIESMSSDTNAFAATIAKMENMVKAK
- the atpD gene encoding F0F1 ATP synthase subunit beta translates to MKGIISQVMGPVVDVDFDSYLPKINEAIEVFFDVEGRKHRLILEVAAHLGDNRVRTIAMDMSEGLTRGLIATALGTPITVPVGDKVLGRIFNVVGDLIDDGEGIEFDKKWSIHRDPPPFEEQSTKSEIFETGIKVVDLLAPYAKGGKVGLFGGAGVGKTVIIMELIHNVAFKHSGYSVFAGVGERTREGNDLYHEMKESNVLDKVALCYGQMNEPPGARNRIALTGLTMAEYFRDEMGLDVLMFIDNIFRFSQSGSEMSALLGRIPSAVGYQPTLASEMGKFQERITSTKKGSITSVQAVYVPADDLTDPAPATVFAHLDATTVLNRAIAEKGIYPAVDPLDSTSRMLDPQILGEDHYKVARGVQAVLQKYKDLQDIIAILGMDELSEEDKVTVDRARKIERFLSQPFFVAEVFTGSPGKYVTLEESIAGFKGILEGKYDHLPEAAFYMVGNIDEALAKAEKLKA
- the atpG gene encoding ATP synthase F1 subunit gamma — encoded protein: MSNLKDIKRKIKSVQNTQKTTRAMKLVSTAKLRKAEEVARYSRVYAVKINEVLSEIAYKINQYASVVSESKFFDVKEDIQKVDIIFVTADKGLCGGFNVQTIKTVRHMISELKAKKVKVRLRAVGKKGVEFFNFQGVELLKTYIGASSSPTYEKAQSIIKDAIDDFINGITDKVILVHNGYKNMISQEIRVNDIVPIEPTKIISIETNSLMEFEPEDNYPVILDELLKKYVEYSMYYAMIDSLAAEHSARMQAMDNATNNAKERVKDLNLAYNKARQASITTELIEIISGVESMK